One stretch of Clavibacter californiensis DNA includes these proteins:
- a CDS encoding sugar ABC transporter substrate-binding protein translates to MKSRSLAPLGLAVAAAFLLTSCAGTGQEAAPTAGANGGGGDLTFAVVTHSGPGDAFWDRVKSGAEKAGGQYGATVTYNADPDPAKQSQLIDNAVAQKVDGIVVSMANPDGVKDSVEKAVAAGIPVVTINSGIERSAEFGALTHIGQSETVAGEAVGKRLGEAGLTNALCVIQEAGNVGLEERCSSAAGAFSGQMANLQVDGTNDADVKATIKSKLQADPSIDGVLTLGGQYALDAVGAVEESGSSARIGTFDLSEDVVSAVESDKILFAVDQQPYVQGFLGITALDLYATNGNVIGGGQPVYSGPAFVTKDNAAQVAEFAKNGTR, encoded by the coding sequence ATGAAGAGCAGATCCCTCGCCCCCCTCGGCCTCGCGGTCGCCGCCGCGTTCCTCCTCACCTCGTGCGCGGGCACCGGCCAGGAAGCCGCTCCCACCGCGGGTGCGAACGGCGGCGGCGGCGACCTCACGTTCGCGGTGGTCACGCACTCCGGCCCGGGCGACGCGTTCTGGGACCGCGTGAAGTCGGGCGCCGAGAAGGCCGGCGGCCAGTACGGTGCCACCGTCACCTACAACGCGGACCCGGATCCCGCCAAGCAGTCCCAGCTCATCGACAACGCGGTCGCGCAGAAGGTGGACGGCATCGTCGTCTCGATGGCGAATCCCGACGGCGTGAAGGACAGCGTCGAGAAGGCCGTGGCCGCGGGCATCCCCGTCGTCACCATCAACTCCGGGATCGAGCGCTCGGCCGAGTTCGGCGCTCTGACCCACATCGGTCAGAGCGAGACGGTCGCGGGCGAGGCCGTCGGCAAGCGCCTCGGCGAGGCGGGCCTCACGAACGCGCTCTGCGTGATCCAGGAGGCCGGCAACGTCGGCCTCGAGGAGCGCTGCTCCTCCGCGGCGGGCGCCTTCTCCGGCCAGATGGCGAACCTGCAGGTGGACGGCACGAACGACGCCGACGTGAAGGCGACCATCAAGTCGAAGCTGCAGGCGGATCCGTCCATCGACGGCGTGCTCACGCTCGGCGGCCAGTACGCGCTCGACGCGGTCGGCGCGGTCGAGGAGTCGGGGAGCTCGGCGAGGATCGGCACGTTCGACCTCTCGGAGGACGTCGTCAGCGCGGTCGAGTCCGACAAGATCCTGTTCGCGGTCGACCAGCAGCCCTACGTGCAGGGCTTCCTCGGGATCACCGCGCTCGACCTCTACGCCACCAACGGGAACGTCATCGGCGGCGGCCAGCCCGTCTACTCCGGACCCGCGTTCGTGACGAAGGACAACGCGGCGCAGGTCGCCGAGTTCGCGAAGAACGGCACCCGCTAG
- the iolG gene encoding inositol 2-dehydrogenase, whose product MTTTPLRFGLIGTGRIGQVHAANIAADPDAELAWICDPFVDGARTLSARLGGRVTEDAAEMMASGGIDAVLIASPTPTHVDLIAAAIDAGLPVLCEKPIDLDIARVDALLPRVLSSGVPVALGFNRRFDPAFAEARARVASGEIGALEQLSIISRDPAAPPAAYVAVSGGIFRDMTIHDLDMARAFLPDIVEVQATGSTTFDPGAREHGDFDTAVVTLRASTGALVVITNSRHSAVGYDQRIEAFGSRGSLQVSNALTSLVSVSTATSVEGKPPYQDFFLERYAAAYVAELRAFIRLARGEASDSPTFQDGRAALVLADAAQRSAVERVAVPVSL is encoded by the coding sequence ATGACCACGACCCCCCTGCGCTTCGGCCTGATCGGCACCGGCCGCATCGGCCAGGTCCACGCCGCGAACATCGCCGCGGATCCCGACGCCGAGCTGGCCTGGATCTGCGACCCCTTCGTCGACGGCGCCCGCACCCTCTCCGCCCGCCTCGGCGGCCGCGTCACCGAGGACGCGGCCGAGATGATGGCGTCGGGCGGGATCGACGCGGTCCTCATCGCCTCGCCCACGCCCACGCACGTCGACCTCATCGCCGCCGCGATCGACGCCGGCCTGCCCGTGCTCTGCGAGAAGCCCATCGACCTCGACATCGCGCGGGTGGATGCGCTCCTCCCCCGCGTGCTGTCGTCCGGCGTGCCCGTGGCGCTCGGCTTCAACCGCCGCTTCGACCCGGCGTTCGCGGAGGCGCGGGCCCGCGTGGCCTCGGGCGAGATCGGCGCGCTCGAGCAGCTGTCGATCATCAGCCGCGACCCGGCCGCGCCGCCCGCCGCGTACGTGGCGGTCTCGGGCGGGATCTTCCGCGACATGACCATCCACGACCTCGACATGGCGCGCGCGTTCCTGCCCGACATCGTCGAGGTGCAGGCGACCGGGTCCACCACGTTCGACCCCGGCGCCCGCGAGCACGGCGACTTCGACACCGCGGTCGTGACGCTCCGGGCCTCCACGGGCGCGCTCGTGGTCATCACCAACTCCCGGCACAGCGCCGTCGGCTACGACCAGCGGATCGAGGCGTTCGGCTCGCGCGGATCCCTGCAGGTCTCGAACGCCCTCACGAGCCTCGTCAGCGTCTCGACCGCCACGAGCGTCGAGGGCAAGCCGCCGTACCAGGACTTCTTCCTGGAGCGCTACGCCGCCGCGTACGTCGCGGAGCTGCGCGCCTTCATCCGCCTGGCCCGCGGCGAGGCCTCCGACAGCCCGACCTTCCAGGACGGCCGCGCGGCGCTCGTGCTCGCGGACGCGGCGCAGCGCTCGGCCGTGGAGCGCGTGGCGGTGCCCGTCTCGCTCTGA
- a CDS encoding sugar phosphate isomerase/epimerase family protein codes for MRATVAGAPVSFGVFELTPEGAEVVTPDDMVEALAETGYAGIDLGPVGYLGRGRELRDRLAGAGLELAGGWIQLPLSDDDAFAASLPELQASLRVFQEATEAGPARLPLPTLADAGSATRAAAPGRGAEADPLDDAAWSRLVRNTERAAEITRAAGFEPTFHHHAGTFVESPAEIDRFLDQVDVGLTLDTGHLVIAGGDPLAAISRWGARITHLHLKDVDGAELRRVLAAGGGMREVWSSGAFAAFGRGDVDLASVMTAIEAQGYDGWVVVEQDVLNAPDADIRRFRAERTDDQRVNREALRTWA; via the coding sequence GTGAGGGCCACCGTCGCCGGCGCGCCCGTGAGCTTCGGCGTGTTCGAGCTGACGCCCGAGGGCGCCGAGGTCGTGACCCCCGATGACATGGTCGAGGCGCTGGCCGAGACGGGATACGCGGGGATCGACCTCGGGCCCGTCGGCTACCTCGGCCGCGGCCGCGAGCTGCGCGACCGGCTCGCGGGCGCGGGCCTCGAGCTCGCGGGCGGCTGGATCCAGCTCCCCCTCTCCGACGACGACGCGTTCGCGGCCTCCCTGCCGGAGCTCCAGGCGTCGCTGCGCGTCTTCCAGGAGGCGACCGAGGCCGGGCCCGCGCGCCTGCCGCTGCCGACGCTCGCCGACGCCGGATCCGCGACCCGCGCCGCCGCCCCCGGCCGCGGCGCCGAGGCCGACCCGCTCGACGACGCCGCGTGGTCGCGCCTCGTCCGCAACACCGAGCGCGCCGCGGAGATCACGCGCGCCGCGGGCTTCGAGCCGACCTTCCACCACCACGCAGGCACGTTCGTGGAATCGCCCGCGGAGATCGACCGCTTCCTCGACCAGGTCGACGTGGGGCTCACGCTCGACACCGGCCACCTCGTGATCGCGGGCGGCGACCCGCTCGCGGCGATCTCCCGCTGGGGCGCCCGGATCACCCACCTGCACCTCAAGGACGTCGACGGCGCCGAGCTCCGCCGGGTGCTCGCGGCCGGCGGCGGCATGCGCGAGGTCTGGTCCTCCGGGGCGTTCGCGGCGTTCGGCCGCGGCGACGTCGACCTCGCGAGCGTGATGACCGCGATCGAGGCGCAGGGCTACGACGGCTGGGTGGTCGTGGAGCAGGACGTGCTCAACGCGCCCGACGCCGACATCCGCCGCTTCCGCGCCGAGCGCACGGATGACCAACGCGTCAACCGCGAGGCCCTCCGCACCTGGGCCTGA
- a CDS encoding ExeM/NucH family extracellular endonuclease, with product MTETETDTAPASRERRSGPARRAARPLAVATALALGLSALVASPAEAATVAIADVQGTGSATPFAGRVVTVEGVVTADYRGASGYAGIVIQTAGSGGTTDRTPSASDGIFVYLASADPAVAIGDLVRVTGTASERQGQTQLAATATDLVQAGVGVPAATPLPDTLRGADRESLESMLVTPTGDYRVGSAHQLDTFGTLWLSAGADLPVKATDVVRPGAEADRIAADNRARRLLLDDGYNIQLTNAAYPAGATQPYYSADRVVRNGDVPVFPATPYVLAFGFDDWRLQPTTPLTSLDSAGRVPTFTSGNPRPASSPEVGGDVRIAGFNVLNYFTTLGERGAATAEEFQKQRAKIVTAITGLDAQVVTLMEIENSTRFGEPADTATADLVRGLNDAAGKPVWDYVRTPAALQSTPTDEIQNAIIYRTDAVTPVGQAATQIDETVWGNAREPIAQSFRGGDRTFTVVANHLKSKSGSGTQPADGQGFFNADRVAQAKAVARFAGELEASSGSDLVYLLGDFNAYSEEDPIQVLRDAGFVDLVAAKAPGERTYSFDGEVGSLDHVLATRAGAAAVTGVGVWDVNAPEWAAREYGGAATDGSSAFRSSDHDPVEVGLDTMRDASTLTGYADRLLVRSGQAVKYSVKLAAGATAPTGRVQILDRGRAIATVDVTAADAGRATVALPKLSRGIHLITASYAGDDQATGSSTVWPSIVLVW from the coding sequence ATGACCGAGACCGAGACCGACACCGCACCCGCATCCCGGGAGCGCCGATCCGGCCCGGCCCGCCGCGCCGCCCGCCCGCTCGCCGTCGCGACCGCCCTGGCGCTCGGCCTCTCCGCGCTCGTCGCGTCGCCCGCCGAGGCCGCGACCGTCGCCATCGCCGACGTGCAGGGCACCGGCAGCGCGACCCCGTTCGCCGGCCGCGTCGTCACGGTCGAGGGCGTCGTCACCGCCGACTACCGCGGGGCGAGCGGGTATGCGGGCATCGTGATCCAGACCGCGGGCTCGGGCGGCACGACCGACCGGACGCCGAGCGCCTCCGACGGGATCTTCGTCTACCTCGCGAGCGCCGACCCGGCCGTCGCGATCGGCGACCTCGTCCGCGTGACGGGCACCGCATCCGAGCGCCAGGGCCAGACCCAGCTCGCCGCGACGGCGACCGACCTCGTGCAGGCCGGCGTCGGCGTGCCCGCCGCCACGCCGCTTCCCGACACGCTCCGCGGCGCCGACCGCGAATCGCTCGAGAGCATGCTCGTGACGCCGACGGGCGACTACCGCGTCGGATCCGCGCACCAGCTCGACACCTTCGGCACGCTCTGGCTGAGCGCCGGCGCCGACCTGCCCGTCAAGGCCACCGACGTCGTGCGGCCGGGTGCCGAGGCCGACCGGATCGCCGCCGACAACCGCGCGCGCCGGCTCCTGCTCGACGACGGCTACAACATCCAGCTCACGAACGCGGCCTATCCCGCGGGCGCGACGCAGCCCTACTACTCGGCCGACCGCGTGGTCCGCAACGGCGACGTCCCGGTCTTCCCGGCCACGCCGTACGTGCTCGCCTTCGGCTTCGACGACTGGCGCCTCCAGCCCACGACGCCGCTCACGTCGCTCGACTCGGCCGGCCGCGTGCCGACCTTCACGAGCGGCAACCCGCGTCCCGCGTCGTCGCCCGAGGTGGGGGGCGACGTCCGCATCGCCGGGTTCAACGTCCTCAACTACTTCACGACGCTCGGCGAGCGCGGCGCCGCCACCGCGGAGGAGTTCCAGAAGCAGCGCGCCAAGATCGTCACGGCCATCACCGGCCTCGACGCGCAGGTCGTGACGCTGATGGAGATCGAGAACTCGACGCGCTTCGGCGAGCCGGCGGACACCGCGACCGCCGACCTCGTGCGCGGGCTGAACGACGCCGCGGGGAAGCCCGTGTGGGACTACGTGCGCACGCCCGCCGCGCTGCAGTCGACGCCCACCGACGAGATCCAGAACGCGATCATCTACCGCACGGACGCGGTGACGCCCGTGGGCCAGGCGGCCACGCAGATCGACGAGACGGTCTGGGGCAACGCGCGCGAGCCGATCGCGCAGTCCTTCCGCGGCGGCGACCGGACCTTCACGGTCGTCGCGAACCACCTCAAGTCGAAGTCCGGATCCGGCACGCAGCCCGCCGACGGCCAGGGCTTCTTCAACGCCGACAGGGTCGCGCAGGCGAAGGCCGTGGCGCGCTTCGCGGGCGAGCTGGAGGCGTCGAGCGGATCCGACCTCGTCTACCTCCTCGGCGACTTCAACGCCTACTCGGAGGAGGACCCGATCCAGGTCCTCCGCGACGCCGGCTTCGTCGACCTCGTGGCCGCGAAGGCGCCCGGCGAGCGCACGTACTCGTTCGACGGCGAGGTCGGATCCCTCGACCACGTGCTCGCCACCCGAGCGGGCGCAGCTGCGGTCACGGGCGTCGGGGTCTGGGACGTCAACGCGCCGGAGTGGGCGGCGCGCGAGTACGGCGGGGCCGCGACGGACGGATCCAGCGCCTTCCGCTCGAGCGACCACGACCCCGTGGAGGTCGGCCTCGACACGATGCGCGACGCGTCGACCCTCACCGGGTACGCCGACCGCCTGCTCGTCCGCAGCGGTCAGGCCGTGAAGTACTCCGTGAAGCTCGCGGCCGGCGCGACGGCACCGACCGGCCGCGTGCAGATCCTCGACCGGGGCCGCGCGATCGCCACCGTCGACGTCACGGCGGCCGACGCGGGCCGCGCGACCGTCGCGCTGCCGAAGCTCTCCCGCGGGATCCACCTGATCACCGCGAGCTACGCGGGCGACGACCAGGCCACGGGGTCTAGCACCGTCTGGCCGTCGATCGTCCTCGTCTGGTAG
- the trxA gene encoding thioredoxin yields the protein MATTELTAENFESIVDSNGIVVVDFWADWCGPCKQFAPVFDKSSEKHADIVHGKVDTEAQQFLAQQANISAIPTLMIFKDQTLIFSQAGALPAPALESLIEEVRAVDVAALKEQAAAEAAQATPGASADPTAI from the coding sequence ATGGCCACCACCGAGCTGACCGCCGAGAACTTCGAGAGCATCGTCGACTCCAACGGCATCGTCGTCGTCGACTTCTGGGCCGACTGGTGCGGCCCCTGCAAGCAGTTCGCACCCGTGTTCGACAAGTCGAGCGAGAAGCACGCCGACATCGTCCACGGCAAGGTCGACACCGAGGCGCAGCAGTTCCTCGCGCAGCAGGCGAACATCTCCGCCATCCCGACGCTGATGATCTTCAAGGACCAGACGCTCATATTCAGCCAGGCGGGCGCGCTGCCCGCCCCGGCGCTCGAGTCGCTCATCGAGGAGGTGCGCGCCGTCGACGTCGCCGCCCTCAAGGAGCAGGCCGCCGCCGAGGCCGCGCAGGCCACGCCGGGCGCGAGCGCCGACCCGACCGCGATCTGA
- the recQ gene encoding DNA helicase RecQ — MTSTPPAPAGSAASGTALAPALERLGTVFGYDAFRGDQQEIVEHVIGGGDALVLMPTGGGKSLCYQIPSLVREGTGVVISPLIALMQDQVDALRAVGVRAAFLNSTQDLETSREVERALLDGDLDLLYLAPERLILDRMGRLLDEARIALFAIDEAHCVSQWGHDFRKDYLALSMLQERWPEVPRIALTATANEATHADITARLGLQDARHFVSSFDRPNIRYRIVPKAEPRKQLVDLIKNEHAGDAGIVYCLSRKTVEQTAEALNKQGITALPYHAGLDAAVRQRNQARFLREDGIVMCATIAFGMGIDKPDVRFVAHIDLPKSIEGYYQETGRAGRDGLPSTAWLAYGLQDVVQQRRMIDQSEGDAQHRRRLSQHLDAMLALCETVGCRRVQLLRYFGEETGPCGNCDTCLEPVETWDATVPSQKLLSTIVRLQRERNQRFGAAHLIDILLGNETDRVRQQGHDQLATFGIGGELTDVQWRGVVRQLLAQGLLGVSDDGYGTLVITAGSGDVLSGSRQVPMRQEPERIVRGRGTRTTRAKGGQVVDLPEEAQGLFEALRAWRSEQAKEQGVPAYVVFADVTLREVATVRPQDLGQLAGITGVGQKKLDTYGEGLLAVVAGSAAAG, encoded by the coding sequence ATGACCTCCACCCCTCCCGCACCCGCCGGATCCGCCGCGTCCGGCACCGCCCTGGCCCCCGCCCTCGAGCGCCTCGGCACGGTCTTCGGGTACGACGCCTTCCGCGGCGACCAGCAGGAGATCGTGGAGCACGTCATCGGCGGCGGCGACGCGCTGGTGCTCATGCCCACGGGTGGCGGCAAGTCGCTCTGCTACCAGATCCCGAGCCTCGTGCGCGAGGGCACGGGCGTCGTCATCTCGCCGCTCATCGCGCTCATGCAGGACCAGGTCGACGCCCTGCGCGCCGTCGGCGTCCGGGCCGCGTTCCTCAACTCCACGCAGGACCTCGAGACCAGCCGCGAGGTGGAGCGCGCCCTGCTCGACGGCGACCTCGACCTGCTCTACCTCGCGCCCGAGCGCCTCATCCTCGACCGGATGGGCCGGCTCCTCGACGAGGCGCGCATCGCGCTGTTCGCCATCGACGAGGCGCACTGCGTCTCCCAGTGGGGCCACGACTTCCGCAAGGACTACCTCGCGCTGTCGATGCTGCAGGAGCGCTGGCCGGAGGTGCCGCGCATCGCCCTCACCGCGACGGCCAACGAGGCCACGCACGCCGACATCACGGCGCGCCTCGGCCTGCAGGACGCGCGCCACTTCGTCTCCTCATTCGACCGGCCGAACATCCGCTACCGCATCGTGCCCAAGGCCGAGCCGCGCAAGCAGCTTGTCGACCTCATCAAGAACGAGCACGCGGGCGACGCCGGCATCGTCTACTGCCTGAGCCGCAAGACCGTCGAGCAGACGGCCGAGGCGCTGAACAAGCAGGGCATCACCGCGCTGCCGTACCACGCGGGCCTCGACGCCGCCGTCCGCCAGCGCAACCAGGCGCGCTTCCTCCGCGAGGACGGCATCGTGATGTGCGCCACCATCGCGTTCGGCATGGGCATCGACAAGCCCGACGTGCGCTTCGTCGCCCACATCGACCTGCCGAAGTCCATCGAGGGCTACTACCAGGAGACGGGCCGCGCGGGCCGCGACGGCCTGCCCTCCACCGCATGGCTCGCGTACGGCCTGCAGGACGTCGTGCAGCAGCGCCGCATGATCGACCAGTCCGAGGGCGACGCGCAGCACCGACGTCGGCTCTCGCAGCACCTCGACGCGATGCTCGCGCTGTGCGAGACCGTCGGCTGCCGCCGCGTGCAGCTCCTCCGCTACTTCGGCGAGGAGACCGGTCCCTGCGGCAACTGCGACACGTGCCTCGAGCCCGTCGAGACGTGGGATGCCACGGTGCCGTCGCAGAAGCTGCTGTCCACGATCGTCCGGCTGCAGCGCGAACGGAACCAGCGCTTCGGCGCGGCGCACCTCATCGACATCCTGCTCGGCAACGAGACCGACCGCGTCCGCCAGCAGGGCCACGACCAGCTGGCCACGTTCGGCATCGGCGGCGAGCTCACCGACGTGCAGTGGCGCGGCGTCGTCCGCCAGCTCCTCGCCCAGGGCCTCCTCGGCGTGAGCGACGACGGCTACGGCACCCTCGTCATCACCGCGGGCAGCGGCGACGTGCTCAGCGGTTCCCGGCAGGTGCCCATGCGCCAGGAGCCCGAGCGCATCGTGCGCGGACGCGGCACCCGCACCACCCGGGCGAAGGGCGGCCAGGTGGTCGACCTCCCCGAGGAGGCGCAGGGCCTGTTCGAGGCGCTCCGGGCCTGGCGCTCGGAGCAGGCGAAGGAGCAGGGTGTGCCCGCCTACGTCGTGTTCGCCGACGTCACCCTGCGCGAGGTCGCGACCGTGCGGCCGCAGGATCTGGGGCAGCTCGCCGGCATCACGGGCGTCGGGCAGAAGAAGCTCGACACGTACGGCGAGGGGCTGCTCGCGGTCGTCGCCGGATCCGCAGCGGCCGGATAG
- a CDS encoding glycoside hydrolase family 127 protein yields the protein MAVTGADADAIRAGARRAAVLPSTGSRRPLGTDAVTLEGGLLAAWQERNRARTIPHAIASMAAAGNLDDLRAAVDGPGERPVPRYPFLDTDVYKTLEGVAYEVGRGTATAEMRAFVDEATDVLERVQAADGYIGSFVQRPGSDREPWSDLAWGHELYNLGHLIQAAVADSRQGGDGRLLAVARRFADAAVREFGPGARAEVCGHPEVEMALVELHRETGERSYLDLASAFVDRRGHGTVATRIFPAEYFQDAHLFREMPAVTGHAVRMAYLAAGATDVATETGDADLLAASVRLFDDAVRTRLYVTGGLGSRHSDEAIGDAYELPSERSYSETCAAIAVMQWAWRLFLATGEPRFLDTHETVLFNAYAVGLSADGTGFFYDNPLQRRPDHHAQSGAETEGELMRRPWFTCPCCPPNIVRWMSELQDHVAVQDGDDLVIAHPAACVIRTDAIDVRVTTDYPWDGAVRVEVLRASGAESGIVIRRPGWCRSATAVIHGVDGSTAEVDAAAGDRWIRATRAWVAGDALVVDLDMPVRALGSHPHLDATRGTLAVARGPIVFAIEQEDAGAPVDDLLLDPRELAQARTVPLPLAAPWGPTSVAADPASGVALAVRLRRALPAPDELYPEVVPGTTAPAASADPVDAVLVPYALWGNRSPAAMRVWIRAADTG from the coding sequence ATGGCAGTGACCGGAGCAGATGCGGATGCTATCCGCGCGGGCGCACGCCGCGCCGCCGTCCTCCCCAGCACCGGATCCCGGCGCCCGCTGGGCACTGACGCCGTCACCCTCGAGGGCGGCCTGCTCGCCGCATGGCAGGAGCGCAACCGGGCCCGCACCATCCCCCACGCCATCGCCTCCATGGCCGCGGCCGGCAACCTCGACGACCTCCGCGCGGCGGTCGACGGGCCGGGCGAGCGGCCCGTCCCGCGGTACCCGTTCCTCGACACCGACGTCTACAAGACCCTCGAGGGCGTCGCCTACGAGGTCGGCCGGGGCACCGCGACAGCGGAGATGCGGGCCTTCGTGGACGAGGCGACGGACGTGCTCGAGCGGGTGCAGGCGGCGGACGGCTACATCGGCTCCTTCGTGCAGCGGCCCGGATCCGACCGCGAGCCCTGGTCCGACCTCGCGTGGGGCCACGAGCTCTACAACCTCGGCCACCTGATCCAGGCCGCGGTCGCCGACTCCCGCCAGGGCGGCGACGGGCGCCTCCTCGCCGTGGCCCGCCGCTTCGCCGACGCCGCTGTCCGCGAGTTCGGCCCGGGCGCTCGCGCCGAGGTCTGTGGCCATCCCGAGGTCGAGATGGCGCTCGTCGAGCTGCACCGCGAGACGGGGGAGCGCTCCTACCTCGACCTCGCCTCCGCGTTCGTCGACCGGCGCGGGCACGGCACGGTGGCGACGCGGATCTTCCCGGCCGAGTACTTCCAGGACGCGCACCTCTTCCGCGAGATGCCCGCCGTCACGGGCCACGCCGTCCGCATGGCGTACCTCGCCGCGGGCGCCACGGACGTGGCGACGGAGACGGGCGACGCGGATCTGCTCGCCGCATCCGTCCGCCTGTTCGACGACGCCGTGCGCACCCGCCTCTACGTGACGGGCGGGCTCGGCAGCCGCCACTCGGACGAGGCCATCGGCGACGCGTACGAGCTGCCGAGCGAGCGCTCCTACAGCGAGACCTGCGCGGCCATCGCCGTGATGCAGTGGGCCTGGCGCCTCTTCCTCGCGACCGGCGAGCCCCGCTTCCTCGACACGCACGAGACCGTGCTCTTCAACGCCTACGCCGTGGGGCTCTCCGCCGACGGCACGGGCTTCTTCTACGACAACCCGCTCCAGCGCCGGCCCGACCACCACGCGCAGTCCGGCGCCGAGACCGAGGGCGAGCTGATGCGCCGCCCGTGGTTCACCTGCCCGTGCTGCCCGCCGAACATCGTCCGCTGGATGAGCGAGCTGCAGGACCACGTCGCCGTCCAGGACGGCGACGACCTCGTGATTGCCCACCCGGCTGCCTGCGTGATCCGCACCGACGCGATCGACGTGCGCGTGACGACCGACTACCCGTGGGACGGCGCCGTGCGCGTGGAGGTGCTGCGCGCATCCGGCGCGGAGAGCGGCATCGTCATCCGCCGCCCCGGCTGGTGCCGCTCCGCGACCGCGGTCATCCACGGGGTCGACGGATCCACCGCCGAGGTGGACGCGGCGGCCGGCGACCGCTGGATCCGCGCCACCCGCGCCTGGGTCGCCGGCGACGCGCTCGTGGTCGACCTGGACATGCCGGTGCGCGCCCTCGGATCCCACCCGCACCTCGACGCCACCCGCGGGACCCTCGCGGTGGCGCGCGGACCGATCGTGTTCGCCATCGAGCAGGAGGACGCCGGCGCACCCGTCGACGACCTGCTCCTCGACCCGCGCGAACTGGCGCAGGCACGGACCGTGCCGCTCCCGCTCGCCGCGCCGTGGGGCCCGACGTCGGTCGCCGCCGATCCCGCGTCGGGCGTCGCGCTCGCCGTGCGGCTCCGCCGCGCGCTGCCCGCTCCGGACGAGCTCTACCCCGAGGTCGTCCCCGGCACCACCGCACCCGCCGCGTCGGCCGACCCCGTCGACGCCGTGCTCGTGCCGTACGCCCTCTGGGGCAACCGGTCGCCCGCCGCCATGCGGGTCTGGATCCGCGCCGCCGACACCGGCTGA